GGCCCGCCGCGTGATCCAATGTCAAGACCATAAGTCCAGCGACCAGGCTCCAGAAGGCCGAGCCGACGCCGAACAGCGATAGGCTGGAGGCCGCGACGGCGAAGGTGACGACCGCGGCAAAGCGATCCTTCTCGCTCCCCATCGCCTGGCCGAGCGCCCCGGTCAGCGAGCCGACGAGGCCAAGGCCCGCGACCGCGACGATCAGCGCTTTGGGCATGGCGAGGATCAACGCGAGCAGGAGGCCGGCGGTCGCCGCAATGGCGAGCCAGAAGAAGCCGTACCAGATCCCAGCCTTCCAGCGCTGCTTCGGATCGGGATGGGTGTCGGCGCCGGTACAGATCGAGGCGCTGATCGCCGCCATGTTGACCATATGCGCGCCGGTCGGCGCCGTCAGGGCCGACATCAGCCCGGTGACGAACAGGCACGAGGCGGTCGGCGGCTGGTAGCCGGAAGCACGCAACACGGCAAAGCCCGGCAGGTTCTGCGCCGCCATGGTGACGAGGTAGAGCGGGATGCCGATGCCGACGATCGCAGTCAGGTCGAAATGTGGAGCGATCAGCTCGATATGCGTGAGCGCCACCGGCCCGGCCGGCAGCGTCGCCGTGCCCGTGGCGAAGGCGAGCGCGAGGCCGGCAGCAAGCGCCGCGATGACGCCGAGGAAGGGATTCCACAGCCGCGCCAGCAGGAAGACGACGAGCAACGTCAGCACCAAAGCCGGCTGCAGCTTCATCTCGTCGAAGACCGCGACGACGAAGCGGAAGATCACGCCGGCAAGCATGGCCGCCGCGATGCTCATCGGAATGCGCTCGACCAGCGCACCGAGCGGGCGGAAAGCGGCAGTTGCCATCATCAGCGCAGCCGCTGCGAGGAAGGCGCCGACGGCCGAGGCCATGTCGAGGCCGCTCGCCGCCGCGATCAGCGCCGCGCCCGGCGTCGACCAGGCGCAGATGATCGGCATGCGGTGCCGCCAGGACAGGATGAGGCTGGCGAGCCCCTTGGCGATCGCGAGCCCGGCGAGCCATGAGACGGTCTGTCCCGGCGTCGCGCCGAGCGCCTGCGCAGCGGCGAGGATCACCGCGACCGAAGCCGCATAACCGACGAAGACGGCGACAACAGCGGAGAAGAGCTGCGACATCAGCCCTGCTGATCCCAGGCGGTCGGCCAGGTCTCGGTTAGCGTGGCGCCGAGACGCACCGGCCAGGCCGCCTTGGCGAGGCCGGTCCGGTCATCGGTCTCGACAGCGATACCCGACAGCGTGCCCTCGCCGAGCGCCGGCTCCAGCCGCGAGCCCGGCGTCTTCTGCAGGAAGCGGCGGATCGCCTCCTCCTTCTGCATGCCGAGGATCGACTCGTAGTCGCCGCACATGCCGGCATCGGTCTGATAGGCGGTGCCGGCCGGCAGCACGCGCGTATCCGAGGTCGGGACATGGGTATGGGTGCCGACGACGAGACTGGCGCGACCGTCGAGATAATAGGCCATGGCGAGCTTCTCGCTGGTCGCCTCGGCATGGACGTCGACGATGACGGCGTCGGCGGCATCCCCCAGCGGACAGGCGGCAAGCTCGCGCTCAAGCGCGGCGAAGGGATCGTCGAGCGCGTCCATGAACAGCCGGCCCATCACGTTGACGACGAGGACGCGCGCGCCGTTCCTGGCCTCGATCACGGTCGCGCCACGGCCAGGCGTGCCGGGTGGATAGTTCGCCGGCCGGATCAGGCGCGGCTGGCGCTCGATGAAGACCATCGCCTCGCGCTGGTCCCAGGAATGGTTGCCGAGCGTGATGACGTCGGCGCCGGCGGCCAGCGTCTCGTCGCAGATCGCCTCGGTGATGCCGAAGCCGCCGGCTGAGTTCTCGCCGTTGATGACGACGCAGTCGAGCTTCCAGCGCTCGCGCAGACCAGGGAGGCGATCCTGCACGGCAAGGCGGCCGGCGCGCCCGACGATGTCGCCGAGAAAGAGTAGACGCATGACACTATCCAGTGATTGGGCCGCCACATGGCGGCCCGTTCCGTCGCGCTTTCACCCAAGGTGCCGTCGTCCCGGCCGGAGCGGCGAGGCCACGCAGGACTTCGCGGTTTTGAGGAAAGCACGGCGGGACGACTGCGTCTTGAATGAAAGGCGCGTGCTAATGACGTGATCATCGCAGCGAAATCAACCGCAGCGGATCGCCTCGTCCTGCGTCACAACCCAGTCGAGGCGGCGGTCGTGCGGCTCGGCTGGCACTTCCGCGATCTCCTGCGCGGCATAGGCGATGCCGATGGTCGTGACCGGCTCGAGCTCGGCGATGGCGCGGTCGTAATAACCCTTGCCGTAGCCGATGCGATACCCGCGCCGGTCGAAGGCGGCGAGCGGGACGATCAGGATCATGGGCCTGGCCTCGGGCTCCTCAGGGGCCGGCACCAGCGTACCGAAGCCACCGGGCACGATCGGCTCCCACGGTGCCCAGCGACGGAAGAGCATGTGCTTCTCGACGATCGCCGGCAGGCAGAGCGAAAGGCCGCGCTCGTGCAGGGCCTCCAGGATCGGGCGCGGATCGGCCTCCGAACGCATCGGCCAATAAGCCGAGACCGGCCCTTGCGCGAACACTGGCAGCGCCAGGGCACGCGCGACGATCGCCTCGTCCCAGATCAGGCGATCGTCGAGTTCGAGGGCGTCGCGCCGGGCCAGTGCCTCGGCACGCAGCACCGCCTTGCGCGGAGAGGGAGTGTGAGAGACGGCATCGGTCATGGGAAGTGCGGAGCCACCTTGGCCGTGGAGATTTCGATCCCGGGACACCTACAAAGTAGGTGGGCGCCGTGTGTCCGGGTCCAGGGACCCGGTCAGGGACAGCTCCCTAGGGAGTCGTATGGGCCCGGGAATACATAACTCGCACGCACCAGGCAGCCCCGCCAAGCCAAGGTAAGACGCATGCCGGCAAAGCGCCAGAGGCGTTTGGTGGAAGGTGCGGGAATTTCGTGCCGTCAGGCCCCGCGCACAATCCCGTGCCGGATCACCCGGTCGATCAGGTCGGGATAGGCGATGCCGCTGGCGGCGAGCGCCTTTGGGAACATGCTGATGTCGGTAAAGCCGGGAATGGTGTTGATCTCGTTGACCAGCGCGCTACCATCCGGCCGCAGGAAGAAGTCGACACGCGCCATGCCATCGCAACCGAGCGCGTAGAAGGCGCGCTTGGCCAGCACCTGCAGATTCGCGATGACGTCCTCGGGCAGGTCGGCCGGCACATCTACCCGGGCACCGTCCTCATCGAGATATTTGGCCTCATAGGTATAGAAGCCGTGGCTCGCGGCGGCGACGATCTCGCCCGGCAGCGAGACGATCGTCTCGCCATCGGCCTGCTCCAGCACGCTGAGCTCGATCTCGCGGCCTTCGATGAACTCCTCGACCAGGACGACGCGGTCGTGCCGGAAGGCCTCGGCGAGTGCCGCCGCGAAAGCCTCCGCGCTCGTCGCCTTGCTGACGCCGACCGAGGAGCCCTGCCGGGCCGGCTTGACGAAGAGTGGCAGGCCGAGCGCCGCGCTGGCGCGATCGAAGCTGAGTGTCTCGCCCTGCCGGACGGTGAGCGAGCGGGCAACGCCGAGCCCGGCCTCGCGCAGCAGCCGCTTGGCAATGTCCTTGTCGAGCGCATTGGCCGAGCCGACGATGCCGCAGCCCGCCAGCGGGATGCCGGCGACCTGGGCCAAGCCCTGGACCGAGCCATCCTCGCCGTCGAGGCCGTGCAGCACCGGGAAGAGCACGTCGATCTTCTGGAGCGTCTGCGGAGCAGCTCCGTCCTGAAGGCGCAGCAGGCGTCCACCCCCGCCCGGCAGCAGGCAGAGCTCGGCACCGTCCTGCGGGATCGGGTCAGGCAGGACGCCGTTCTGCAGTTCGAGCTCACGCCATTGCCCGGCCTTGGTGATCAGGATCGGCACGACGTCGTATTGCGCCTTGTCGATCGCCTTCACCACATTGGTGGCGGACATCAGCGAGACCTCGTGTTCGGCCGATTTGCCACCGAGGAGAATTGCCACCCGCACCCTGTCGCTCATTGTCCCTGCCTTCATCGACTCATCTCAGCTGCGAGCGTCAGTCAGGCATGATTGAGGAATTGCAAAGGCAGGCTGCAATAGTTGGTCGTCATGGTCGGGCTTGTCCCGACCATCCACGTCTTTTCCTTACTGATCGAGTGTGGTGTTCAAGACGTGGATGCCCGCCACAAGGGCGAGCATGACGCCCGTGTGGAATTGATCGCCTAACCCGTCTGCCCCGGCAGCAGGCTCCGCGCCACCCCCTCGATGCGCTCGGCCGCGGCGACGAGGGCGGCGGCCGCCTTCTCTTCGACCTCGCCGGCGCGCTGGTCGGCGGTACCCGCATCGCCCTGGATCGATTGCAGCCGGCCTTCAAGCGTCTCGACCTTCTTCTTCAGCTCGCTGACCTCGTCGGCGACCATCAGCGCCGCCATGACATGTAGGCGCATGTCGCCGATCTCGCCGAAAGCCTGGCGCATTTCCTCGATCTTGCCGTCATAGAACTGCGCGAGCCCCTCCAGATGCGGCTCCTCGCCCTCGCCGCACGCCATGCGGTAGGCCTTGCCGGAGATGGTGACGTTGACCTGCGGCATCACGCGTCCTGTTCGGCTTCGTCGTCAGGGCGGACTTCGACGCGCGCGATGACCTCTGCGAGCGCCGTCATGGCACGGTCGAGCTTGCGATCGACCTCTTCCGCAACGCCCTGGACCTGACCGATCCTGGCCATGGCGCCGTCCAATTCGACGGCGAGGCGGGCACGGTCGTCCTGCATCAGGGTCAGCTCGGTTTCGAGATTGCCGCGGCCACGCTCGACCTCGAGCCGCCTGCGGGCGGCTGCTTCGAGTTGGCCGAGCGCGCCTTCGAGACGCGACAGGGCGTGATCCAGTCCTGGAGACGCCACGCTTCTTCCTCTGCGGCCGGCCACGCCGGCTCATCCGATTCGGAAGCCTAGTTTAACAAATATGCGCGTGGAAAGCGCTTTGGGCTTCCAAGGGCCCGCGCAGCGACGTCGGCAGTGGATATCCAGCGTCTAAGGGCGACGCGGCTTCAAAAAAGGCCATTAGCCGCCGTCAGCGCAACAGACCGAGCCGCGCCTGCAGGCTTTCGAGCTGGCCGCGCACCGGATTCGCCGCGACGGGTCGGCCCGCGCCGGACATCTGCTCATCGAGATTGCGGATGCGCTCCTGCAAGCGGACCGAATGGGCGACGAGATCACGCAGGCGCTGCGGCAGGCGCTCGGCCTCGGCGCTGCTCGGCTGTAGCATCGACTCGGCGATGCGGACCTTATTGTGCTCGTTGCGCGCCTGGTCGGCGCTCATCTCGCCCTCGGCGACGGCGCGCTGCACCAGCAGCCAGGAGGCGATCTGCATCAGGCGCGTCGTCAGGCGCATGCTCTCGGTCGCATAGGTCAGCGAGACCTCGCGCGGCAGCGCCGCCGACTCGGCCCGCCCGTCGCCGTCGAGATAGGATGCGGTTGCCTCGACCAGCCCCATTCCTTCGCGGAAGAGCTGCATGAACGCGTCCGACTTGACGAAGCCGCGCGCGAACGAGATCGCGCCGTCCTCGGCCTCGGGCCTCAGCATCGTCAGATCGGTCATACCCATGTCTCCAATCGGCACAATGGCGCGCGATTAAAGGACGCGACGCCGACTCCTGCCGGGACATCGCAAGGATAACGCCACAGCGTTGTCTGCGCCGCGGTAACGTGTCGTTAAGGTTAACGGTGCGATGGTCCGGCGCGGTGACGCCCTCACCTCGCCCGGAAAATCCGGGCAGAGACAAAAAAAGAGCCGCCCCGAAGGCGGCTCGAAGGTCAACAGGGAGGCGTCAAACAGAGTGGGCAGGAGCCACTCGACATCCAGACAAACTGGATGATGCGATTCATACTTTGGAATCGTTAAGCGACCGTTAACGGCACTCGAAAATGCGACAAATTCGAACGATCCTGAGCCAAATCTGGATTGCTAGCGCGTGACCGTCAGCTTCAGGCCGAAACGCTCGCTGACGAAGCGCTCGCCGAGCGAATAACGATAGGTCCCGCCAAGGCTGATGCTGGGCGCGATCTCGCGCCGGATCTCGATGCTGTGACCGCCGAGCATCGCGACCGGCGCCTGCATGATCAGGACAGTCTGCGGCAGGCGGAGCTGGAAGGTCGCCATGGGCTTTCCGCCATCCTCCCGCAGCCCTACCCGGGCGGTGTCCTCGATAGCGGCGGCCGGAGCGGCCGCGAGCAAGGCAATGGCGAGCGCGACCAAGCGCATCGGCTCTCTCCTGTCGATGGCAGGCGCACGATCGGGTACGGCCTTCAGCCGTCTCTGCCGCCTCGTTTCCACCTGCTGTCATTGTCGGAAGTGGCCCCGGCCGAGGCAATGCGTCGGCGCGGGCAGGCGGCATCCGGCCGCCTTCTCCACGCCCTCAGGATAGGTGCTTCGGCCCTCCAGGCGAAGATGAATATCCGTTCATCTGCTGGCGCATCTTGTCGCGTGGCAGGAAGGACTCAACCGCTCGCCAAGTGCCGCCGGCCCTGCCTTCGCGGTTGACCGCCGCGGTTTCGCCTCAAGCCTTCGCCTTGAAGAAGGCGTCGGCAGCCGAGCGCGAGGCGGTCTTTTTCTCCAACGCCTCCTTCAGCCGCGCGATCTCCGCTTCGAGAAGGGCGATCCGCTCGTCGAGCTCGGCAACGGCGAGCTGCGACAGGTCCTGCCCGATCTCGTGAGCCCGCTTTGGCAACGGGCGGTCGTCGTCGAGAAATCCAGCCATCGTAGCCTCGCCTTGCATCCTCCGGACACGCGAGCTTAATCGGAGGCGAACGCCAGCACCACAGGCGAGGAGATATCCATGACCACCCTGCCCGCATTGATGACCGCCATCGGCTTCGATACCCCTGGCGGCCCTGAGGTCCTTAAAGCCCAGCAGCGCCCGGTGCCGCAGCCCGGTCCCGGCCAGGTCCTGGTCCATGTCGCGGTCGCCGGCGTCAACCGGCCCGACGTGCTGCAGCGCATGGGCGGCTATGCTCCGCCGCCCGGCGCCTCCGATATTCCCGGTCTCGAGATCGCCGGCCGGATCGTCGCCCTCGGCGAGGGCGTCTCGCGCTACGAGGTCGGCGATCAGGTCTGCGCGCTCGTCGCCGGCGGCGGCTATGCTGAGTACGCCGTGGTCCACGAGGACAATGCCCTGCCGATCCCGGCCGGGCTGTCGCTGGAGGAAGCCGGCGCGATCCCGGAGACCTATTTCACCGTCTGGACCAATGTCTTCCAGCGCGGCGGCTTGAAGAAGGGCGAGAGCTTCATGGTGCATGGCGGCACCTCGGGCATCGGCACCACAGCGATCCAGCTCGCCAAGGCCTTCGGCGCGACTGTGCTGGCCACTGCAGGGTCGGACGAAAAATGCACCGCCTGCCGCGACCTCGGCGCCGACCACGCCATCAATTACCGCAGCGAGGACTTCGTCGCCGCGGCGAAGGCGGCAACCGGCGGGCGCGGCGTCAACCTGATCCTCGACATGGTCGGCGGCGACTACATCAACCGCAACTACGACGCCGCCGCCGAGAGCGGCCGCATCGTCCAGATCGCCTTCCTCAATGGACCGAAGGCCGAAGTCAATTTCAGCCGCCTGATGATGAAACGCCTGACCCATAC
This sequence is a window from Bosea vestrisii. Protein-coding genes within it:
- a CDS encoding NAD(P)H-quinone oxidoreductase, whose product is MTTLPALMTAIGFDTPGGPEVLKAQQRPVPQPGPGQVLVHVAVAGVNRPDVLQRMGGYAPPPGASDIPGLEIAGRIVALGEGVSRYEVGDQVCALVAGGGYAEYAVVHEDNALPIPAGLSLEEAGAIPETYFTVWTNVFQRGGLKKGESFMVHGGTSGIGTTAIQLAKAFGATVLATAGSDEKCTACRDLGADHAINYRSEDFVAAAKAATGGRGVNLILDMVGGDYINRNYDAAAESGRIVQIAFLNGPKAEVNFSRLMMKRLTHTGSTLRPRTIAEKAGIARELEEKVWPLLTEGRCKPVIHARFPLEQAAEAHRLMESNAHIGKIVLTI
- a CDS encoding D-alanine--D-alanine ligase family protein codes for the protein MSDRVRVAILLGGKSAEHEVSLMSATNVVKAIDKAQYDVVPILITKAGQWRELELQNGVLPDPIPQDGAELCLLPGGGGRLLRLQDGAAPQTLQKIDVLFPVLHGLDGEDGSVQGLAQVAGIPLAGCGIVGSANALDKDIAKRLLREAGLGVARSLTVRQGETLSFDRASAALGLPLFVKPARQGSSVGVSKATSAEAFAAALAEAFRHDRVVLVEEFIEGREIELSVLEQADGETIVSLPGEIVAAASHGFYTYEAKYLDEDGARVDVPADLPEDVIANLQVLAKRAFYALGCDGMARVDFFLRPDGSALVNEINTIPGFTDISMFPKALAASGIAYPDLIDRVIRHGIVRGA
- a CDS encoding 5-formyltetrahydrofolate cyclo-ligase → MTDAVSHTPSPRKAVLRAEALARRDALELDDRLIWDEAIVARALALPVFAQGPVSAYWPMRSEADPRPILEALHERGLSLCLPAIVEKHMLFRRWAPWEPIVPGGFGTLVPAPEEPEARPMILIVPLAAFDRRGYRIGYGKGYYDRAIAELEPVTTIGIAYAAQEIAEVPAEPHDRRLDWVVTQDEAIRCG
- a CDS encoding cell division protein ZapA, giving the protein MPQVNVTISGKAYRMACGEGEEPHLEGLAQFYDGKIEEMRQAFGEIGDMRLHVMAALMVADEVSELKKKVETLEGRLQSIQGDAGTADQRAGEVEEKAAAALVAAAERIEGVARSLLPGQTG
- a CDS encoding DUF1465 family protein; protein product: MTDLTMLRPEAEDGAISFARGFVKSDAFMQLFREGMGLVEATASYLDGDGRAESAALPREVSLTYATESMRLTTRLMQIASWLLVQRAVAEGEMSADQARNEHNKVRIAESMLQPSSAEAERLPQRLRDLVAHSVRLQERIRNLDEQMSGAGRPVAANPVRGQLESLQARLGLLR
- a CDS encoding TIGR00282 family metallophosphoesterase, which produces MRLLFLGDIVGRAGRLAVQDRLPGLRERWKLDCVVINGENSAGGFGITEAICDETLAAGADVITLGNHSWDQREAMVFIERQPRLIRPANYPPGTPGRGATVIEARNGARVLVVNVMGRLFMDALDDPFAALERELAACPLGDAADAVIVDVHAEATSEKLAMAYYLDGRASLVVGTHTHVPTSDTRVLPAGTAYQTDAGMCGDYESILGMQKEEAIRRFLQKTPGSRLEPALGEGTLSGIAVETDDRTGLAKAAWPVRLGATLTETWPTAWDQQG
- a CDS encoding benzoate/H(+) symporter BenE family transporter, with product MSQLFSAVVAVFVGYAASVAVILAAAQALGATPGQTVSWLAGLAIAKGLASLILSWRHRMPIICAWSTPGAALIAAASGLDMASAVGAFLAAAALMMATAAFRPLGALVERIPMSIAAAMLAGVIFRFVVAVFDEMKLQPALVLTLLVVFLLARLWNPFLGVIAALAAGLALAFATGTATLPAGPVALTHIELIAPHFDLTAIVGIGIPLYLVTMAAQNLPGFAVLRASGYQPPTASCLFVTGLMSALTAPTGAHMVNMAAISASICTGADTHPDPKQRWKAGIWYGFFWLAIAATAGLLLALILAMPKALIVAVAGLGLVGSLTGALGQAMGSEKDRFAAVVTFAVAASSLSLFGVGSAFWSLVAGLMVLTLDHAAGRLRARS
- a CDS encoding DUF1192 domain-containing protein, translated to MAGFLDDDRPLPKRAHEIGQDLSQLAVAELDERIALLEAEIARLKEALEKKTASRSAADAFFKAKA
- a CDS encoding DUF4164 domain-containing protein; this translates as MASPGLDHALSRLEGALGQLEAAARRRLEVERGRGNLETELTLMQDDRARLAVELDGAMARIGQVQGVAEEVDRKLDRAMTALAEVIARVEVRPDDEAEQDA